The genomic segment GTCGTCAGACTCTTTGAAGACGAAACGGTTCCACACGTTGATGGAGATGTTGACGCAGAACGCGATATTGAAAGCGTCGCCCTTGAGTTCGCATTGGCAGATTTGCAGATCGTTGAAGGTAGACTGACTCGACTCCGCAAGCAATTTCAAAATCAGAAACTTCCGGAACAGCAAAGTGAAATTCGACTTTTAGAGACGTGTCAGAAAACCCTTGAGTCTGGAAAACCACTCCGAGTGCTCGACATTTCTGCCAATGAAGAGAAGTTGATACGCGGTTACGGGTTTTTGACACAGAAACCGTTGTTGTTAGTCTGCAACATCGGTGAAACTCAACTGGAGGCGGCTGACGAAATTCTCGAACGTTTTATGAAATATAAGACGGCGCCACAAACAGAAGTCATCGTCCTCGCTGCGCAACTGGAAATGGAATTATCACAACTTGATGAAACGGATACCGAAATTTTCATGGAGGAGATGGGATTGGGCGAATCTGCTGTAGAGCGGTTCATCCAGACTTCGTATCGGTTATTAGGGTTGTTGACATTTTTTACAACCGGTCCCGTCGAGACACGCGCATGGACATTACGTGAGGGGCAGACGGCTGTCGATGCAGCGGGACGTGTCCACACCGATTTCGCGGAAGGTTTCATCCGTTCTGAAACAATTAATTGGGCTGACTTCGTAGCGTGCGGCAGTTACCCGCAAGCACGAAGTAAAGGTTTGTTGCGAGCCGAGGGGAAAACCTATCAGGTCCAAGAGGGTGATGTTTTACTCATTTTGGCGAATTCGAGCAACTAACGTATCATCCCGCAAATCAGCGATTGCTTCCATCATCTGATTGCCCATCTGTTGATACATCTCGCGCTTCGTCTCAAACCCTTCGGCAGTGAGTTCAAGAGGCGCGCCAAATGTGACGGTTAATTTTGCTCGGCGCAGTCGTTTACTGCTGCGTGGTAACATCCGTTCCGCGCCACTATGGAAAACAGGAATCGTTGGGACACCTGCTCGGTGTGCAATAAAACAGGCACCGTCCCGCGCTTTACCCAATGTGCCATCGACACTACGAGTGCCTTCGGGAAATATAAGCACAGCGTTCCCAGCTTTCAAAAGCGAAATAGTCCGCCGCAACGCCCCTAAGTCAGGGGCACCTCTATTGACGGGATAGGCATTATAGGCTGAGATAAGTTTCCCCAAGCCGGGAATGTCAAAAGCGTTACTCCGTGCCATATAATGGATCTCACGATTGGCGGCGGAACCGACGACGACAGGGTCAAGAAAACTCACGTGATTTGAAACGAGTAGCACCCCACCTGCTCTCGGAATATGATGAACACCTCGCGCTTCAAGGCGTCCCATCGTTTTACAGAAAAGATTTGTGAGTCGATGTCCCCATCGGTAGAGTGCCCGGGGTGTCCAAAACTGATTATTGGTATACCACATAAAAAATATCGGGGTTACAAACCCGTCCTACTATTACGGTTGGTTTGCACACACATGTGCAATAATAAAATCAACCACTTCTTCAATATTTTTATCGGTTGTATCAACGACAATCGCATCGTCAGCAGTGCGTAGCGGACTATGTTCCCGTGTCGTATCTTTTTCATCGCGCTCGCGAATCTCAGCTTCAACCGCTGCTAACGTTGCCTTTATGTTTTGCGTTTGGAGTTCGGCGAGTCTCCGTTTTGCACGCTCTGTTACAGAAGCATCAAGATAGAACTTAAAATCGGCGTTCGGGAAAACGATAGTCGTTAAATCCCTACCTTCAGCGATGATACTCCCTTCTGCACCGATCCGCTGTTGATGTTTCACAATTTCACGGCGAATCTCTGGGATTTTCGCGACATCTGCGACAAATCTGTTGACTGCTGGCGTTCGGATTTCGACAGATACATCCTCGGTATTAAGCAGAATTGTTCTACCGTTATCCGTGAATTCGATATGACAGGCTTTTACACGGTCAATCAGTTTCGGGCTATCGGCTGCAAGTCCTTCCTGTAATGCCAAGAGGGTCACTGCTCGGTACATTGCCCCGGAATCGAGATACAGCAGTTCGAGTTTTTCTGCGACGCGTCGAGCCACCGTGCTTTTCCCAGACCCGGCGGGTCCATCCATCGCAATCGTCACCTGAGATCCTGGTTTTTTCATGAGCCTCCCAATACTTTTCTGCGCTTTTCGACGATAACTTGTGCCTCGAGAAGTACACGTTCCATCTCAGCAAGGTTATCCGTCTGAAGCAAGGTTTTGAATTCATCTAAATTGTCAACGATGTTATCAATGAGTGATAAAAGGACATCCCTATTTTGGGTAAAAATGCCGGTCCACAAGTCGGGTGCGCCCGCGGCGATGCGTGTAGAATCCCGAAAACCGGTCGCCGTAAAGTCCAACGCTTTATGCTGCTCCGTCTCGACACTTGCAACAGTATTGGCGAGTAGACTGGCAACGAGATGCGGGAGATGGCTTGCGGCACCGATGAGCAGATCATGGGTTTCAGGAGAGAGGAGATGTGGCACTGCCCCGACAGATTCCCACAGATTTTTAACCCGTTGTAAGGAATCCTGATCAGTGCTTTCTGTGGGTGTCAAAATACACGTTGCGTTTTCAAAAAGCGTTGCGCGTGCTGCATCCACGCCGGTTTCGTGTGAACCTGCCATCGGATGCGCGCCTACAAAGGAGAGGGTATCTGATCCGTGTTTTCGTAACTGCGCCTCAATCGTCCGCACCAACACCGATTTCGTACTACCGACATCCGTCAGCACCACAGATTGTTGGCTATCAACGACCTCAACAATATGCTGCACCAACACGGGCACCAACTCAACAGGGGTGCACAGGACGACAAGGTCGCTTCCGTGCAGCCCTTCCTCGACTGCTGTTGTAACTACATCAACGGCATCGTGTTGGAGTGCTTTTTCGAGCCTACCGATGTTCCGCCCCAACCCGATGCGTTGTCCTTGAAATCCATTCTTTTTCAGTGCAAGTCCAAGCGATCCTCCGATTAAACCGACACCCCATATAGTAATTCGACGAAGTTGCTGCATGTGTCCCATAGCCAAGTCTTGGAAACCTTCAATCTGCGAATGTATCGCGGCATACCGAATAGGTGGAAATCTCACTATATTCTACGGGAATCTTTGACGCTTTGTCAAGCGAAAAACGGTAGACGCGGTATCTTCACCATATAAATCGATACATCGGCTTTTCGAGGAAGATGCCGAGAAGTCCCCAGACACTCCCGACCCAGAATTCACCCAAAATGAGTCCCAAAAAGAACGGTGCGACGCGACGAAACGTCCGCACGCCACCGAAACGCAGAATCGCTAACTTGATGAAATAACTGATGAACACCGAAAACCAGAAAAAGTTCACCGCCCACGTCCCAGAGATAGCATATCCTATCGGATACAGGGGCCACCAGAAAAAGCGGAGCCGAACCAAAGTCAGCCCGAACGCGAACAGAAATCCGAAGACCATCGCAATCAAAGACGGAATGTTCACAGGCATTGGGTTTGTGAGCCAATTCTGGGTGCGGTTAAACACCGACCCCGACCAGACCTCAATCGCCCCACTCTCATAACCGAGATGGAGTGCCCCCCAAAACGCCGCAAAAGGGCTTAGGACCATCGCGAGGAGCATCGCCACAGCAATCCGCCGCGAAGAACTACGCGAGCGTTCCGCCAATTTCAAGCCTTCTAACTGATGCGGCATTGTATTGCCTCGATAAGCACGATTGAAGCAGAATATCAATGAAAAGAGTGTCAGATTCTGTCCGCCGAGTCGTCGCATTCCGAACATCTTCGGAAGTAAGACATCGGGTCCCATAGCGCGTAAGTCATGAATCGGCGGACCGAGTTCAGCACGGACACGCGTAATTACGGTCACCGTCGTCAGATGGATAGCAAAGACGAGGACTGCCACCCAGAACGACATCCCCGCAACCCACCAAAAACCAGCGAGGAACAGAAACCCGCAGATTAACCCTAACACTGCACTGCGATAGGACATCGGTTCGTTGGGCTTCGTCCTTCGGCTTCCGTGCCATGCCTGCCTAAGGACATCCCGCAAATGGTCCCGCGCACTCCACAGGGTCATACACAAGACCCCGACGCAAACCCCGAACGATTGGTCGAAGATAAACGGGAACCCCGGAATCCGTTGCAAGCCAGCGATACTCCCAAATATCATCTCAAATTTCCAGAAAATATAGAAAAACCAGAACGTAAACGAAAGGTCGAGCGGAATAAAATACGCCATCCCGATAACAAACGGGAAGAAAACGATTGGCGTCCAGCCAATTGCGTTCCACGGTTTCGTCGTAAACAGCGGACGCAGGTCATAGAACTCTCCTCCGAGTCCCGGAAAGTTTGGTAATAGGAAATGTAGTCCGTTAACCACGTCTATCCCGCCTGCGAGGATGATGCCGACCCACAACGGTTTTGAACGGAAGAAACGGGTCGTTGTCATCTGATACGGCAATTCAATAATCGGGTAACTGAGCCGTTCTATTTCAATCCACTGTCTTCGTAGCATCACGTTGATGCAAAATGTCGTGAACAGCAGGACGATGATAAACCCGCTCCACGCCAGTACAGGTTTCCACCACATCTCAAGGTGCGGACGCAGATAAAGGCTCGACTCACCCGTAAAATAGACAGTCAAACGGTTCTTGTCCGTCAAGGCGAGCCAATCAGGAAGATACCGGTGGAAAAGCGTGCTCCACTCATTCTCCTCTGTTGCCAACCAGCCGACCGTGGCAATATTCGTAATAATTACCTCAAACAGGTCATGTCCGCAGATAGCGGAGGCTATGGATAGCATAGCGTAGAGCGTTAGCAATTCGCCTTGGGTGAGTGCGGCACGTGGTGCGAACCGGTGAAGGATTGTATTGAGGGCGATCAGTATGACGAGTGCGAAGATGGCATTGAAAAAGAGGGACATCGTCGTCGGGAACCCTTGATCCCACCGTAACGATGCGAAGACCCAATAGTTATTGAAAGGAATCAGCGCGAGTCCAAGCCAAATAATCCGCCAACGGATTTTCTGGCGAGGAGACGTAGAGGGGGCAGGCGAGTGTTGCTGCATAGATAGTCCCAGTCAAGGTGTGTGTGGATTACCCGTAAATCCGCAACGCCATTATACCGTAAAATTGAGATGCGTTCAAGATTTTTGTTTGCAAAATTAAAGCCAAACCTGTTAAAATAACCTTATAAAAATTACCCCAAGCGTAATCTTCTCCTTTCTAAAAACATAAAATGAACACCATAACAGAAGCACACTATAATCGCGGCATTGCCTATCTGGAAACGAAACAATACAACAGAGCAGTCCGTGAGTTTGAAGCAGCCATTAAGTTGGATGCGGATTTCATAGGCGTCCACTGCGCGCTCTGTCGCGCATACCTCGAACAGAACGAATTAGAGAAAGCAAGCACCTCTGTCATAGCAGCATTAACACTCGATGCCACCCATCAACCCGCACTGCTGCTGTGTGACACTATAACACAGGCATACTATGACAACGGCAAAGAGTATCTCAATGCCGAACGTTATACAGAAGCCGTTTCCACGTTCCAGAAAGCACTGACGCTTAACGCCGATTTAGAGCGCAGTTCGCAGGTTACCGATATTGAAAACAAGCATATCTATGCACATCTTGGTGCCGCTTACATTAGGCTGAAGTCGTATCCGGCGGCGATCGATGCGTTACAAAATGCGATAGCCTTAGATGCCGAGCTCGTAGATGCTCACTACTACCTCGGCTACGCTTATGTGGAGCAGGGATACTACAAGAAAGCGATTCCACACCTTGAGCAGGTCATAGCCATCGCGCCTCACCTTAAACGAGCACATTACAACCTCGCACGTGCCTACCGAGAATTAGGAAACTGGGAGGCAGCAACACATGCTGTTACAGAGACCCTAAAACTTGATCCGAACTATCAACCTGCCAAGGAACTCGCAGACATACTGAAATAGGAACACAAATAAGGGTATCATTCATCTCATCCTATATAACCCAAGTTGCTAGTAGTCTGTCACATCTAAACTGACAGGTGGGCTCGTCCGATTTTGTCGGGTTTCACTCCGTTCTACCTGCAGGAAATACCCAATCNNNNNNNNNNNNNNNNNNNNNNNNNNNNNNNNNNNNNNNNNNNNNNNNNNNNACAAGGGACTGCCCCTACAGGGAAAATCCCTTCAACCCAACTGACAATACTATCAAACTCAACTTGACACAGCACTAGTTTCCATTTACATAGCACCCCTAATGAAGATTAAGAATTTAATCGGGTAGTTTTTACCGATGCCCGGTGCGGTTAGGGTGAAAGACCCTACCGGGTCTGGGGGAACATGGAGTTACCCAAATATTTTACTTAACTTCATACGGGGTGTAAAGAGATGTTTTTCTTTGAAAAAATCCGTGTTGAAACGTGCACGACCTATTCGGTAGCAACTTGGGTTATATAGATAAATTAGCACCCCACCACGCGAATCAGCGGCATTGCGCGAATTTTATCCGCACAACACCGCTGTTTAAGTAATACCATCTATTCGTGTTATGAAAAGACCCCTATAAAGGTGTATTGTGATCCTACAGGCACTCACTGTTGGATATCATCGAGTGTTTCTGCGTTCATCACCTTCTCAAAGAACGCCTCCAACTGTGAAATATGATGGAGTTCGGTCATGTGGTTCGTGATGGATTCGGGAACTTCGCCAAATCGGTGCTGCAGGAGTTTGAGAACAGCTTCGCGCGTAGCGCGTGTTGCCCCTTGTTCTATGCCTTGTTCAATGCCGCGTTGCATAACGCGTTGATAAAAAGGAGATTCTTGCATGATTGCCTCCGATATAGGGTTCTGAAAAAGCTTTCAACCTCGGACGTATTTAATGCTAACGCCGCCAACGCATACGGAAACTCACCCGTAACGTGCTTGAAAACTTCATCATAATACGGCATGTGACAATTATATCTCAAAACACGCACGAAACCAAATGAATATCATCAAGTGTTTCTGCGTTCATCACCTTTTCAAGGAACGCCCTCAATTGTGAAATACACTGCAGTTACGTGGATCTCTACCTACTCCTCTTTAATCACGAAGAATTTTTCCTCTTTAATCCGTTCTTCAGGGAAACGCGCACGCGCCCAGATCGCTTTTGCATTCTCGATCATCTGTGGATGTCCACACGCATAGACGACCGCATTCGTGTGATCGTAACCGAGTTGATCGCCATACTTCCGAATCACATCTTCGGCACGTCCACTCTCACCTTGCCACGCTGGGTCCTCCCATGGACGACTTACCGTCTGGACAAACGTGAACCACTCTTCTTGTGCCGCGAGTTCGTTGAGTTCATCGGCGTAATATCCCAGTTCCCATGAAAGGCTCGCACCGACGATCGCCAATATCTGATGTGGGCTCGTTTTGCCCTGTTCCTGCTCAATTTTTTGCGTCCGCGCAATGCTAATATACGGCGCAGCACCTGTGACAGTTCCTGCCATGACGTGGCGTGTCATCCCGCTCTCTGTATCCAAGACAAACTTTCCAACGAGACGATCCCGAATAAACACGCTGTCCCCCAATTTCAGTTCCCAAAACAGGGGGGTTGTCGCACCCTCCGGCACCAATTCCACGAAAACCTCCATAAACGGTTCGTGTGGTGAGGAGACGATCGAATAGGGACGCTGGACAATCTTTTCACCCACCTGAAAACCGATCGTAGCGTATTGCCCAGGTATGAATGGCAACTGCTTATCAACACGGAATTTGAACGCGGCTAAATCTTCAGAAAAGTCTTCGCGTTCAATCAATTCACCTTTACAATATTGCGCTCTGGAGCGTCTTCTTCTTCCCATAATATTTCCCTTCAAATTTTCGATGATAAGTTTCGACTTGCAAATTACGTCAAAAAGAAAATAATAAAATTTTGATAACCTTTTCGACACATTATACTCAAAACGAAAATTGAAATCAAGTTTTTTATACGAATAGCAGTCAGTTATCAGCGGTCAGCGGTCAGGAAGCGTCGCGAGCATAGAGGAACAGCAGCGCAAAACACTCGCGCCTATACGGAAGTATTGCGATTCAGAGACTTTTCGTGATAAACTAAAATAGGAATGATGAACCAAACCCGTCCGATTCCGTGCAATTGGGCGTGATAGACCCCCAGCTAAAGCGTGGGGCTTCCGCAAAGTTAAGCGAAAGCATTTGTGGAATTGAGAAGCGGGCTGGTCGCTTCAACGGAGCAGACGACTCCTAACCCAAAGGAAGCTACCCCTTCCTTAAGTATGTTCAGTGCAGCGTTTTGGTCTCTATCCAAATGTGTATGACACTTCGGACACTGCCAATGACGGTCTGCTAAGGTGAGTTTATCGTTTTTATGTCCACACACAGAACAGCAGTTTGTAGAGGGGGTCCAGCGATTTATCTTCAGCACAGCGCGTATCCGCTTCTTTGCCTGATACTTAAGTTTCTGAAGGAACTCTCCGAAAGCAAGGTCGGAGACCTGTTTACCCCAAAGCCGTTTCATTCCCTCAAGGTTGAGGTCTTCAAAGAACAGAATATCGAACTGACGGCACAAGTCTATGGCAAGTTTCCAATGGTGGTCTGCTCTTTGATTTGCCGTCTTCTTATGGATACGGGCAACGTTCTTACGTTCGCNNNNGGAATGTGCCTTTTGTGCTTTCGCTAACTTATCAGCGTTCTGTGTATAGAACATCGGAGAACCGTAGCGTTCACCGTCACTACCAGTCAGGAAGTCTTTGATACCCATATCAAACCCTTCGGCTTTACCCGTCTTGGGTTCGGGTTTGACTTCGCTATAGTCTTCAGTGACGGTAATATACATATCTCCGAGGGCGTCTCTTGTAACTTGAACCTGTTTGATTTCGCCTGCTATGGGACGGTGCAGGGCGAAACGATACCAACGTCCGTTCAATCGGATTTTATACGTCGGGTGATTTCTTTCGTGCTTTTGTTTATCCAATACTTTTTCAAGGGGAACTTGTGTGCCATCAAACGTCATCCCTCTGTGTTTCTTGCACGACTTAAACTGTGGGTGTCCTCTGCCTAAGGTTTTCATTTCTCTAAAAGATTGTGATAGACGCTTCAACATATTTTGTAAGGTCCATGAGTAGGGGATATTCCAATGTTGATACTTCTCAAGTTTCTTAAGTTTCGTCAAATGGGCAGACATTTTGCGATACGAAAGATCTTTACCATATCTGCGGTAATATCGCATAGAGATCGCCAAAAAATGATTACGCACAACACCAATGATATTCAAATCATCGTGCAAGTGGCGCAACGTCTTATC from the Candidatus Poribacteria bacterium genome contains:
- a CDS encoding prephenate dehydrogenase/arogenate dehydrogenase family protein, with amino-acid sequence MRFPPIRYAAIHSQIEGFQDLAMGHMQQLRRITIWGVGLIGGSLGLALKKNGFQGQRIGLGRNIGRLEKALQHDAVDVVTTAVEEGLHGSDLVVLCTPVELVPVLVQHIVEVVDSQQSVVLTDVGSTKSVLVRTIEAQLRKHGSDTLSFVGAHPMAGSHETGVDAARATLFENATCILTPTESTDQDSLQRVKNLWESVGAVPHLLSPETHDLLIGAASHLPHLVASLLANTVASVETEQHKALDFTATGFRDSTRIAAGAPDLWTGIFTQNRDVLLSLIDNIVDNLDEFKTLLQTDNLAEMERVLLEAQVIVEKRRKVLGGS
- a CDS encoding (d)CMP kinase codes for the protein MTIAMDGPAGSGKSTVARRVAEKLELLYLDSGAMYRAVTLLALQEGLAADSPKLIDRVKACHIEFTDNGRTILLNTEDVSVEIRTPAVNRFVADVAKIPEIRREIVKHQQRIGAEGSIIAEGRDLTTIVFPNADFKFYLDASVTERAKRRLAELQTQNIKATLAAVEAEIRERDEKDTTREHSPLRTADDAIVVDTTDKNIEEVVDFIIAHVCANQP
- a CDS encoding transposase, with the protein product MSAHLTKLKKLEKYQHWNIPYSWTLQNMLKRLSQSFREMKTLGRGHPQFKSCKKHRGMTFDGTQVPLEKVLDKQKHERNHPTYKIRLNGRWYRFALHRPIAGEIKQVQVTRDALGDMYITVTEDYSEVKPEPKTGKAEGFDMGIKDFLTGSDGERYGSPMFYTQNADKLAKAQKAHSXXERKNVARIHKKTANQRADHHWKLAIDLCRQFDILFFEDLNLEGMKRLWGKQVSDLAFGEFLQKLKYQAKKRIRAVLKINRWTPSTNCCSVCGHKNDKLTLADRHWQCPKCHTHLDRDQNAALNILKEGVASFGLGVVCSVEATSPLLNSTNAFA
- a CDS encoding tetratricopeptide repeat protein — protein: MNTITEAHYNRGIAYLETKQYNRAVREFEAAIKLDADFIGVHCALCRAYLEQNELEKASTSVIAALTLDATHQPALLLCDTITQAYYDNGKEYLNAERYTEAVSTFQKALTLNADLERSSQVTDIENKHIYAHLGAAYIRLKSYPAAIDALQNAIALDAELVDAHYYLGYAYVEQGYYKKAIPHLEQVIAIAPHLKRAHYNLARAYRELGNWEAATHAVTETLKLDPNYQPAKELADILK
- a CDS encoding ferredoxin--NADP reductase, translating into MGRRRRSRAQYCKGELIEREDFSEDLAAFKFRVDKQLPFIPGQYATIGFQVGEKIVQRPYSIVSSPHEPFMEVFVELVPEGATTPLFWELKLGDSVFIRDRLVGKFVLDTESGMTRHVMAGTVTGAAPYISIARTQKIEQEQGKTSPHQILAIVGASLSWELGYYADELNELAAQEEWFTFVQTVSRPWEDPAWQGESGRAEDVIRKYGDQLGYDHTNAVVYACGHPQMIENAKAIWARARFPEERIKEEKFFVIKEE
- a CDS encoding 1-acyl-sn-glycerol-3-phosphate acyltransferase, with product MWYTNNQFWTPRALYRWGHRLTNLFCKTMGRLEARGVHHIPRAGGVLLVSNHVSFLDPVVVGSAANREIHYMARSNAFDIPGLGKLISAYNAYPVNRGAPDLGALRRTISLLKAGNAVLIFPEGTRSVDGTLGKARDGACFIAHRAGVPTIPVFHSGAERMLPRSSKRLRRAKLTVTFGAPLELTAEGFETKREMYQQMGNQMMEAIADLRDDTLVARIRQNE
- the ychF gene encoding redox-regulated ATPase YchF, with the translated sequence MKIGIVGRPQVGKTTVFNTLAQSNAEIGGYTSRGQINLSTANIPEERLEQIAKISESEKTTPATIDYVDVAGVTKSDIEHAALDSGMLAELRTVDALAHVVRLFEDETVPHVDGDVDAERDIESVALEFALADLQIVEGRLTRLRKQFQNQKLPEQQSEIRLLETCQKTLESGKPLRVLDISANEEKLIRGYGFLTQKPLLLVCNIGETQLEAADEILERFMKYKTAPQTEVIVLAAQLEMELSQLDETDTEIFMEEMGLGESAVERFIQTSYRLLGLLTFFTTGPVETRAWTLREGQTAVDAAGRVHTDFAEGFIRSETINWADFVACGSYPQARSKGLLRAEGKTYQVQEGDVLLILANSSN
- a CDS encoding DUF4351 domain-containing protein yields the protein MQESPFYQRVMQRGIEQGIEQGATRATREAVLKLLQHRFGEVPESITNHMTELHHISQLEAFFEKVMNAETLDDIQQ